In Paenibacillus ihbetae, the following are encoded in one genomic region:
- a CDS encoding AAA family ATPase gives MNITFKSQEEEKEFIKEKLKESSIQPEQNESINHIFHELNSMIGLEKVKDLIYEIYAFLQIEKMRSEVGLKAGAQSFHMLFKGNPGTGKTTVARLVAKLFQKMGLLSKGHLIEVERADLVGEYIGHTAQKTRDLVKKAMGGVLFIDEAYSLARGGEKDFGKEAIDCLVKVMEDKKDDLIIILAGYPDEMADFMDTNTGLPSRFPIKIDFRDYTVDELISIAHKMVKEREYILSEAAVRKLRELLVDEKNNEFVFSNARLVRNLIEKAIRNQAVRLMSRHTKLSKQDLMLILPNDMVGTMESSVKTESISS, from the coding sequence ATGAACATTACATTTAAATCTCAAGAAGAAGAGAAGGAGTTCATAAAGGAAAAACTAAAGGAATCGTCTATTCAGCCTGAACAGAATGAATCAATTAACCATATATTTCACGAATTAAATTCAATGATCGGATTGGAAAAAGTTAAGGATCTAATTTATGAAATATATGCGTTTTTGCAAATCGAGAAAATGCGGAGTGAGGTTGGATTAAAGGCTGGAGCCCAATCTTTTCATATGTTGTTTAAAGGGAATCCTGGGACAGGGAAGACAACAGTGGCTAGACTGGTTGCTAAGTTGTTTCAGAAGATGGGTTTATTAAGTAAGGGACATTTGATCGAAGTGGAGAGAGCAGACCTTGTTGGTGAATACATTGGACATACCGCTCAGAAAACACGGGATCTGGTCAAAAAGGCTATGGGTGGAGTTCTGTTTATAGATGAGGCTTATAGTTTAGCTCGTGGAGGAGAAAAGGACTTTGGTAAAGAGGCTATAGATTGCCTTGTTAAAGTGATGGAGGATAAGAAGGACGATCTAATAATTATTCTTGCTGGGTATCCCGATGAAATGGCTGACTTTATGGATACCAATACTGGTCTTCCTTCACGGTTTCCAATCAAAATTGACTTCCGAGATTATACTGTTGATGAGCTAATCTCAATTGCTCATAAGATGGTAAAGGAACGTGAATATATCCTCAGTGAAGCAGCGGTGAGAAAACTTAGAGAATTACTGGTCGATGAAAAAAATAATGAGTTCGTATTTAGCAATGCAAGACTTGTTCGGAACCTAATTGAAAAGGCGATACGTAATCAAGCAGTGAGATTGATGAGCAGACATACAAAATTATCTAAACAAGATTTAATGCTAATCCTGCCTAATGATATGGTTGGAACTATGGAGAGTAGCGTAAAAACTGAAAGTATTAGTTCGTGA
- the mutL gene encoding DNA mismatch repair endonuclease MutL, producing MGKIRVLDEHIANQIAAGEVVERPASVVKELVENAIDAGSTRIDVAVEEGGLDSIRVTDNGSGIDPDDCETAFYRHATSKIAEGRDLFQIISLGFRGEALPSIAAVSKVRVVTSNEQDGRGRKIEIEGGNLRVNEETASPKGTDFLVRELFYNTPARLKYMKTIQTELGHISDYMYRLALSRPDIAFTLRHNGNTLLQTLGNGDALQVIAAIYGTQSAKAMMKIEAENMDYTLHGYISRPDFTRANRNGMSLIVNGRYIRNYGLMQAVLKGYHTLLPINRYPLVVLQLSMHPSLIDVNVHPSKLEVRFSKEPELFSFVEEAVRNVLRQEILIPRPAKQTIGKSDNAFIQEQLNFPAPSYEAPSRGERAGMPQESLGGRSQAETAGSDFRRESSPKPDSLRASITGSSPDYKDWTAQQPQMRETAAAAAYPSKPGYEDRTVERRSANVPAVTKEWMTAASGPAPDIPPFPELTYIGQHHGTYIIAQNETGLYLIDQHAAHERINYEYYYEQFGKPADASQELLLPITLEFTPSETEKVKERLHWFEKAGVYMEFFGGNTFLVRSHPFWFPKGDEKALIEEMAEWVLSERHIDIAKLREASSIMCSCKASIKANQKLTEQEAMMLIRRLAECRQPYTCPHGRPIVVSFSPYDLEKMFKRVM from the coding sequence ATGGGAAAAATTCGCGTATTGGACGAGCATATTGCGAACCAGATTGCAGCCGGCGAGGTGGTTGAACGGCCTGCCTCCGTGGTGAAGGAGCTTGTGGAGAACGCGATCGATGCCGGCAGCACGAGGATCGACGTGGCCGTCGAAGAAGGGGGCCTTGACAGCATCCGCGTTACGGATAACGGCTCCGGCATTGATCCTGACGATTGCGAGACCGCCTTCTATCGGCATGCGACGAGCAAGATTGCCGAGGGGCGCGATCTGTTCCAGATTATCAGTCTCGGCTTTCGGGGCGAAGCGCTGCCTTCGATCGCAGCCGTGTCCAAAGTGCGTGTCGTAACGTCGAACGAGCAGGACGGCCGCGGGCGTAAAATCGAAATCGAGGGCGGCAACCTGCGTGTGAACGAAGAAACCGCATCGCCTAAAGGGACGGATTTCCTTGTAAGGGAATTGTTTTACAACACGCCGGCAAGGCTGAAGTATATGAAGACGATTCAAACGGAGCTTGGCCATATATCCGACTATATGTACCGCCTGGCGCTGTCCAGGCCGGATATCGCTTTTACGCTCCGCCATAACGGCAATACCCTCCTGCAGACGCTCGGTAACGGGGATGCCCTGCAGGTCATCGCTGCCATCTACGGCACGCAATCCGCGAAAGCGATGATGAAAATCGAAGCGGAAAATATGGACTATACGCTTCACGGTTATATCAGCCGCCCGGATTTTACAAGAGCCAACCGGAACGGCATGTCCTTGATCGTCAACGGACGTTATATTCGGAACTACGGCCTCATGCAGGCGGTTCTGAAGGGGTATCATACGCTGCTGCCGATCAACCGATATCCGCTCGTCGTGCTTCAGCTGTCGATGCATCCGTCGCTGATCGACGTAAACGTCCATCCGTCCAAGCTGGAGGTCCGCTTCAGCAAGGAGCCGGAGCTGTTCTCGTTCGTAGAGGAAGCGGTCCGGAATGTGCTCCGGCAGGAGATTCTCATTCCGCGTCCGGCCAAGCAAACGATCGGCAAAAGCGATAACGCATTTATCCAGGAACAGCTTAATTTTCCTGCTCCATCCTATGAAGCGCCGAGCCGAGGGGAGCGGGCGGGAATGCCTCAAGAGAGCCTTGGCGGCAGGTCCCAGGCGGAAACTGCTGGCAGTGATTTTCGGCGGGAGTCATCGCCGAAACCTGATTCGCTGCGTGCTTCCATAACGGGTTCTTCGCCTGATTACAAGGACTGGACCGCGCAGCAGCCGCAAATGAGAGAAACGGCTGCGGCGGCCGCATATCCATCGAAGCCTGGCTATGAGGACCGTACGGTGGAACGCAGATCGGCCAATGTGCCGGCCGTCACGAAGGAATGGATGACGGCGGCATCGGGGCCCGCTCCGGACATTCCGCCGTTTCCGGAGCTGACCTATATCGGGCAGCATCATGGAACCTATATTATCGCGCAGAATGAGACGGGCCTGTATCTGATTGACCAGCACGCGGCCCATGAGCGCATTAACTACGAATACTACTATGAGCAATTCGGCAAGCCTGCGGATGCCTCGCAAGAGCTGCTGCTGCCGATCACGCTGGAGTTCACGCCTTCGGAAACGGAGAAAGTGAAGGAACGCCTGCATTGGTTCGAGAAGGCCGGCGTATACATGGAATTTTTCGGAGGGAATACCTTCCTGGTCCGTTCCCATCCGTTCTGGTTCCCAAAAGGCGATGAGAAGGCGCTGATCGAGGAAATGGCTGAGTGGGTGCTAAGCGAGCGGCACATCGATATCGCCAAGCTAAGAGAAGCGTCCTCGATCATGTGCTCCTGCAAAGCCTCGATCAAAGCAAACCAGAAGCTGACCGAGCAGGAGGCGATGATGCTGATCCGGCGTTTGGCCGAATGCCGGCAGCCGTATACCTGCCCACACGGACGACCGATTGTCGTCTCCTTCTCCCCGTATGATTTGGAGAAAATGTTCAAGCGCGTCATGTAA
- a CDS encoding class I SAM-dependent methyltransferase, with the protein MIITTGEAEAPDIVERAKRLAQETGCRYVPRGGQSLRKLARRMGEEDVLVVLHDHVRLSGPDGSVTEFHPSMGFVRLKRVLRGKPDPMLEASRMEEGDSVLDCTAGLGADALVFSGKGGPNSRVVALESSLPLFAMLKEGLRTYKSQFEKSDEAMRRIIVKHGHHLEYLRSLPDRSVDIVYFDPMFREPITSSDSMNPLRLYANGEPLDEESVRQAVRVARKTVVMKETRYSGEFERLGFTVMPRGQSKTTYGVISIDS; encoded by the coding sequence ATGATTATTACAACTGGAGAAGCGGAAGCGCCGGACATTGTGGAACGCGCCAAGCGCTTAGCCCAGGAAACCGGCTGCCGGTATGTTCCAAGAGGCGGCCAATCGTTAAGAAAGCTGGCCCGCCGGATGGGCGAAGAGGACGTGCTGGTCGTGCTGCACGACCATGTCCGCTTAAGCGGTCCGGATGGGTCGGTCACGGAGTTTCATCCCAGCATGGGCTTTGTAAGGCTGAAGCGAGTGCTCCGCGGCAAACCGGACCCGATGCTGGAGGCTTCGCGCATGGAGGAGGGCGATTCGGTGCTCGACTGCACGGCGGGGCTGGGCGCGGATGCGCTTGTTTTTTCCGGAAAAGGCGGGCCGAACAGCCGCGTGGTTGCGCTAGAGAGCTCTCTGCCGCTGTTCGCCATGCTGAAAGAGGGGCTCAGGACCTATAAGAGCCAGTTCGAGAAGAGTGATGAAGCGATGCGGCGCATTATTGTCAAGCATGGCCATCATTTGGAATATTTGCGGTCGCTGCCGGACCGAAGCGTCGATATCGTTTATTTTGATCCGATGTTCCGTGAGCCGATTACAAGCTCCGACTCCATGAATCCGCTCAGACTTTATGCTAACGGCGAGCCGCTGGATGAGGAGAGCGTGAGACAGGCGGTCAGAGTAGCCCGCAAAACCGTTGTCATGAAGGAAACCCGGTACAGCGGCGAGTTCGAGCGATTGGGCTTTACGGTCATGCCGCGGGGGCAATCGAAAACTACGTACGGAGTGATATCCATTGACAGTTGA
- a CDS encoding YdcF family protein has translation MRQEINGEERVIRAMTGKKLWMKRALYALLILVAAGVLWSGYAYWKIESAVSNPADKADVGIILGASMWGEQPSPGLRERLEHALSEYKAGRFRTFIVTGGLDKPGYPYTEAEGMRNYLVAAGVPESDIYLENKATSTYENLLYSQAIMKEQGWKTSIIITHDYHGTRSMEVAAALGYERPTVSLTKSTVLPMAKHKSREVLAYTKWTADRLLIAAGLL, from the coding sequence ATGCGGCAGGAAATTAACGGAGAAGAGCGGGTTATACGTGCCATGACCGGGAAGAAATTATGGATGAAGAGGGCTTTATATGCGCTGCTCATCCTCGTTGCGGCCGGCGTATTATGGTCAGGGTATGCCTACTGGAAGATCGAAAGCGCCGTCAGCAATCCGGCTGACAAGGCGGATGTTGGCATCATACTCGGAGCATCCATGTGGGGAGAGCAGCCGAGTCCGGGGCTCCGCGAGCGGCTTGAGCATGCTCTCTCCGAGTATAAGGCAGGGCGGTTTCGCACGTTTATCGTAACCGGCGGACTCGACAAGCCCGGCTATCCTTATACCGAAGCGGAAGGGATGCGCAATTATTTAGTTGCGGCGGGTGTGCCGGAGAGCGACATTTATTTGGAAAACAAAGCGACCAGCACCTATGAGAATTTGCTGTACAGCCAGGCAATTATGAAAGAACAGGGATGGAAGACCTCGATCATCATCACGCATGACTATCATGGAACGAGATCGATGGAAGTGGCGGCTGCGCTCGGCTATGAGCGACCGACGGTTTCGCTGACGAAATCTACCGTGCTTCCAATGGCGAAGCATAAATCCAGGGAAGTGCTTGCCTATACGAAATGGACGGCCGATCGGCTTCTGATTGCAGCCGGGCTCCTATGA
- the miaA gene encoding tRNA (adenosine(37)-N6)-dimethylallyltransferase MiaA, producing the protein MTVESKPRLLVLIGPTAVGKTKLSIQIAKEFDCEIISGDSMQVYRGMDIGTAKITKDEMEGVPHHLIDIHEPDYPYSVAEFQEQSQRLITEITERGKLPFIVGGTGLYVESVCYGYQFSESGADEEFRKEQFRYADENGAEALHWRLAEIDPESAERLHPNDLRRVVRALEVFHVTGIPLSSQLAPQKKESPYRLCLVGLTMDRQMLYNRIEERIDLMLQQGLVDEVAALMEKGFGPGLVAMQGLGYKEIVSYLQGECSYEEAVTLLKRDTRRFAKRQLSWFRHMKDIEWVDVTDSGNFSANYQKIRAIIAGKFH; encoded by the coding sequence TTGACAGTTGAATCCAAACCGAGATTGCTTGTCCTGATCGGTCCTACAGCCGTCGGCAAAACAAAACTGAGCATTCAGATCGCCAAGGAATTTGACTGTGAAATTATTTCCGGCGATTCCATGCAGGTATACCGGGGCATGGATATCGGAACCGCCAAGATTACGAAAGACGAGATGGAGGGCGTTCCCCATCACTTGATCGATATCCATGAGCCGGACTACCCTTACTCGGTGGCGGAATTTCAGGAGCAGTCCCAGCGCTTGATTACCGAAATTACGGAGCGCGGCAAGCTGCCCTTCATCGTCGGCGGAACCGGGCTTTATGTCGAATCCGTCTGCTACGGCTACCAATTCAGTGAGAGCGGAGCGGATGAGGAGTTTCGCAAGGAGCAGTTCCGTTATGCCGATGAAAACGGGGCGGAGGCGCTTCACTGGAGGCTAGCGGAAATAGACCCGGAGAGCGCGGAGCGGCTGCATCCGAACGATCTGCGCCGGGTCGTTCGTGCTTTGGAAGTATTCCATGTGACGGGCATCCCACTTTCGTCCCAGTTGGCCCCTCAGAAGAAGGAGTCTCCGTACCGATTATGCCTGGTCGGTTTGACAATGGACAGGCAAATGCTATATAACCGTATTGAAGAACGAATCGATCTGATGTTGCAGCAGGGGCTTGTCGATGAGGTGGCAGCGCTTATGGAGAAAGGGTTCGGTCCCGGGCTTGTTGCGATGCAGGGTCTTGGCTACAAGGAAATCGTTTCGTATCTTCAAGGGGAATGCAGCTATGAGGAAGCGGTGACGCTGCTCAAGCGCGATACCCGCCGGTTTGCGAAGAGGCAGCTATCTTGGTTCCGCCATATGAAGGACATCGAGTGGGTAGACGTCACCGACTCGGGAAATTTTTCTGCGAACTATCAAAAAATCCGTGCTATAATAGCAGGAAAGTTTCACTAA
- the hfq gene encoding RNA chaperone Hfq: MNKSINIQDTFLNQLRKENIPATVYLTNGFQIRGTIKAFDNFTIVIDSDGRQQMVYKHAISTFMPQRNVSLMQDNSNDQ, from the coding sequence ATGAACAAGTCCATCAACATCCAAGATACGTTCTTGAACCAACTGCGCAAAGAGAACATCCCGGCTACGGTATACCTGACCAACGGCTTTCAGATCCGTGGAACGATCAAGGCTTTTGACAACTTTACCATCGTGATTGACAGCGACGGCCGTCAGCAAATGGTGTACAAGCATGCCATCTCCACGTTCATGCCACAGCGCAATGTTTCCCTGATGCAGGATAACAGCAACGATCAATAA
- a CDS encoding DUF402 domain-containing protein, which produces MKRKFGDRANWRRITRRHFTSRYVDSEQFTGYLTLYTIYGLKEPLWKTYGSHTYRIADKGYSWLQYYPKDSHYIVTAMFDDKRNIVQWYIDICKKQGVTDQGVPWFDDLYLDVVVVSNGEVFLLDEDELEDALNRNDITRDDYRLAKVTAKGLLRAIDAHEFPYFMMSLEHRQQLFHNGEFRRKS; this is translated from the coding sequence ATGAAACGTAAATTCGGAGATCGGGCAAATTGGCGCCGTATCACCCGCCGGCACTTCACTTCCCGGTATGTGGATTCCGAGCAATTCACAGGGTACCTGACCTTATACACCATATATGGCCTGAAAGAACCATTATGGAAAACCTATGGCAGCCATACATACCGCATTGCGGACAAAGGCTATTCTTGGCTGCAGTATTATCCGAAGGACAGCCATTATATCGTTACGGCCATGTTTGACGACAAGCGAAACATCGTGCAGTGGTATATCGATATTTGCAAGAAGCAGGGCGTAACCGACCAGGGCGTGCCGTGGTTCGATGATTTGTATCTCGACGTTGTGGTCGTCAGCAACGGCGAAGTGTTCCTGCTGGATGAAGATGAGCTGGAGGATGCCCTGAACCGCAATGATATTACCCGCGACGACTATCGGTTGGCCAAAGTAACGGCGAAAGGTCTGCTCCGGGCGATCGATGCGCATGAATTCCCCTATTTCATGATGTCTCTGGAGCATCGGCAGCAGCTATTTCACAACGGCGAATTCAGGAGGAAGTCATAA
- a CDS encoding transglycosylase domain-containing protein, translated as MAGRDNEMSRVNKNKDNPKASKGSKSGSKKKKKGRGKRIAWALFFTAVIAIFCALAGYLFILVSGEKLLEQNKDKLTAYGTSKVYDRQGNLMGELSIQKSDPVDYEDIPEQLVNAFIATEDRRFWEHNGVDIWSIGRAAVKDIMARSMVEGGSTITQQLAKNIFLTRDKTFFRKATEMSIALALERKHSKEEIIEMYLNRINFGGPYYGIKAASERYFGKSDLNELDLWEMATLAAMPKGPSRYNPLKNPELSKERRAVVLTLMEQQGYITAEEAEKAKKVDYDYTPPERKQKYTAFIDYVMDEAEEKWGLTEDDLNIGGYQIYTTMDANAQQAMEEEFNNPANFEESPDEEIVQGSMVIINQENGGIVAISGGREYMRGGFNRATDSRRQPGSALKPIVSYAPALESGNFTKDSRLSNKKQCFGDYCPNNLHGYSETISMPEAIQRSENIPAVWLLNQIGVKTGVEFAKSLGIQMTEADANLSLALGGMNSGTNTFEMAQAFSAFANGGELKEAFAIKEIRDNKGKVVHENKGSKGKRVMSESTASQMTEMMERVVQDGTGRNARISRPVAGKTGTTQSGYEGISSNRDVWFVGYTPELTAAVWMGYDKPNKQHLLKRSSSMSAALWGKIMEKAVQSYEPKNFPSTEPAPPVVETPKLEPVSGLTGSYDGANQTVYLSWNGVQGSGIQYRIYRRETSESEFTRILDAVNSTSTDDMSAMEGLTYEYYVTAYDPATDQESERSNVLQIAAVSELPPEDLEPDPGDIEDVIPPDEGDAGDGIDNPSGEDNGSGQDNGNGQGNGNGQGNGNGQGNGNGNGNGNGNGQGNGQGNGQDNGSTNPPVDGGQDGGSGSDAGDGTGGEDSGTIEGTTDSGNVTTVPGTIVEPEVPATESEPNQVSP; from the coding sequence ATGGCTGGAAGAGATAACGAGATGTCCAGGGTGAACAAAAACAAAGACAACCCGAAGGCATCCAAAGGATCCAAATCAGGGTCAAAGAAGAAGAAAAAAGGCAGAGGCAAGCGGATTGCATGGGCTTTGTTTTTTACGGCGGTTATCGCCATATTTTGCGCCCTGGCAGGGTATTTGTTTATCTTGGTCAGCGGCGAGAAGCTCCTGGAGCAGAATAAGGACAAACTGACCGCTTACGGTACGTCGAAAGTATATGATCGACAGGGCAATTTAATGGGCGAGCTGTCGATTCAGAAGAGCGATCCGGTTGATTACGAGGATATTCCGGAACAATTGGTTAATGCATTTATAGCAACAGAGGATAGAAGATTCTGGGAGCATAACGGCGTCGACATTTGGTCGATCGGCCGCGCTGCCGTGAAGGATATTATGGCCCGTTCCATGGTGGAGGGCGGAAGTACGATCACCCAGCAGCTGGCGAAAAACATTTTTCTGACCCGGGACAAAACCTTCTTCCGCAAAGCGACCGAAATGTCGATCGCGCTGGCATTGGAGCGGAAGCACAGCAAGGAAGAGATCATTGAGATGTATTTGAACCGGATTAACTTCGGCGGACCTTATTACGGCATTAAGGCGGCTTCCGAGCGTTACTTCGGCAAATCGGATCTTAATGAGCTCGACCTGTGGGAAATGGCGACGCTGGCCGCCATGCCAAAGGGGCCTTCCCGATACAACCCGCTGAAAAATCCGGAGCTGTCCAAGGAGCGCCGTGCGGTCGTGCTTACGCTGATGGAGCAGCAGGGCTATATTACGGCCGAAGAGGCGGAGAAGGCGAAGAAAGTCGATTACGACTATACGCCGCCGGAGAGAAAGCAGAAATATACGGCCTTTATCGACTACGTTATGGATGAGGCCGAGGAGAAGTGGGGACTTACCGAGGACGATTTGAATATCGGCGGCTACCAGATCTATACGACGATGGACGCGAACGCCCAGCAGGCGATGGAGGAAGAATTCAACAATCCGGCCAACTTCGAGGAGAGTCCGGATGAGGAGATCGTTCAAGGCTCCATGGTTATCATTAATCAGGAGAACGGCGGGATCGTGGCGATATCAGGCGGCAGAGAGTACATGCGCGGCGGATTCAACCGTGCGACCGACAGCCGTCGTCAGCCGGGCTCGGCACTGAAGCCGATCGTGTCGTATGCGCCGGCTCTGGAATCCGGCAACTTTACGAAGGATTCCAGGCTGAGCAACAAGAAGCAATGCTTCGGAGATTACTGTCCGAACAATCTGCATGGATATTCCGAGACGATCAGCATGCCGGAAGCGATTCAGCGCTCCGAGAACATCCCGGCGGTATGGCTGCTGAACCAGATCGGGGTTAAAACCGGGGTCGAGTTCGCCAAGAGTCTGGGCATCCAGATGACAGAGGCCGACGCGAACCTGTCCCTGGCTCTTGGCGGCATGAATTCCGGAACGAACACGTTCGAGATGGCTCAAGCGTTCAGCGCATTCGCCAATGGCGGCGAGCTGAAGGAAGCTTTCGCCATCAAGGAAATCCGGGACAATAAAGGCAAAGTCGTGCATGAGAATAAGGGAAGCAAGGGCAAGCGTGTCATGAGCGAGTCGACGGCTTCCCAGATGACGGAAATGATGGAGCGTGTCGTTCAGGACGGAACGGGCCGGAATGCCCGGATCAGCCGTCCGGTTGCCGGTAAAACCGGTACGACGCAAAGCGGTTATGAAGGCATCAGTTCCAACCGTGACGTTTGGTTTGTCGGTTACACGCCGGAACTGACGGCGGCCGTATGGATGGGATACGACAAACCGAACAAGCAGCATCTGCTGAAGCGAAGCAGCTCAATGTCCGCAGCGCTCTGGGGCAAGATTATGGAGAAGGCGGTTCAGTCCTATGAGCCGAAAAACTTCCCGAGCACCGAGCCGGCCCCGCCGGTGGTGGAGACGCCGAAGCTGGAGCCTGTCAGCGGCCTGACCGGATCTTATGACGGCGCGAATCAGACCGTCTATCTGAGCTGGAATGGCGTTCAGGGCAGCGGCATTCAATACCGGATTTATCGCCGGGAAACCTCGGAGAGCGAATTCACGCGGATTCTGGATGCGGTGAACAGCACCTCCACGGATGATATGAGCGCGATGGAGGGGCTGACGTACGAATATTACGTAACGGCTTATGACCCGGCAACGGATCAAGAATCCGAGCGCTCGAACGTGCTGCAGATCGCTGCCGTATCCGAGCTGCCGCCGGAGGATCTGGAGCCGGACCCGGGGGATATTGAGGATGTGATCCCACCGGATGAAGGAGATGCCGGCGATGGCATCGACAATCCAAGCGGCGAAGACAATGGCAGCGGCCAAGACAACGGCAACGGTCAAGGCAATGGAAACGGCCAGGGCAACGGCAATGGTCAAGGCAATGGAAATGGAAATGGAAATGGAAATGGTAACGGTCAAGGCAATGGTCAAGGAAACGGCCAGGACAACGGCAGTACCAATCCGCCTGTAGATGGCGGACAGGACGGTGGATCCGGGTCGGATGCAGGTGATGGCACCGGCGGCGAGGATTCTGGAACGATTGAAGGCACTACCGATTCGGGCAACGTCACGACGGTTCCCGGAACAATCGTGGAGCCGGAAGTACCGGCCACCGAGTCTGAACCGAACCAAGTAAGTCCATAA